The genomic segment CTTTGCTGCACATCTTTATGTGATTTACATATGATTGGATGCATGTATATAGAACTTGATACAAACACTCATCAACAAAACagatcatatttttgtttttgtttttatgatatattgGCTGACTTGATGAAGTGAAAGATGAGCGAGTTGCATGTAATGAATGCTCTCACTAGTAAGAAAATACTTCTTACAGTACTTCTTTGTGCTGCAGATCATGATAGTTGACCTCAACTTGACTTATCCCAGTGGTTTGGCCACAGCTGTTCTCATCAATGGTTTCCATACCCAGGGAGACAAAATGGCCAAGTACCCTACACCTCTCTACTATGCATCAGCCTTTATTTGTTGCAATTTGCATATATAAATTCTActgttataataatttttatcttcATAAAATATTGCAGGAAGCAAGTACGGTGTTTCACAAAGTATTTTTCTATCAGTTTCTTATGGGGTTTATTCAAGTGGTTCTTCTCAGGGATAGAGGACTGTGGATTCGAACAGTTCCCCACCTTTGGATTACAAGCTTGGAAGCAAACGTATGATTGTTTAGTATGCTAAGTGCTTCTAAATGAAATGTTACATCCCACATGTTTCTGATCACACTCTGGATTTATTTTGCAGATTCTATTTCGATTTTAGTATGACTTTTGTCGGAGCAGGAATGATTTGCTCTCACCTTGTGAACGTGTCTTTGCTCCTTGGAGCTGTGATCTCCTATGGGCTCATATATCCACTCACAGATAGACGCAGAGGAGACTGGTTCCCGGACAATTTAGAAGAAAGTAACATGAAGGGTCTATACGGTTATAAGGTTTTTCTATCAATCGCTCTAATCCTCGGTGATGGCATATACAACTTCACCAAGATTCTAATTTGCACAGTCCTCAACGTCCATGACAGAATAAAGAGCAAGAACAATAAAAATGGTAAGATATGTCAAATTCACATACTTGactttgtttctattttattttccaattatgatgatgaagataataataataataataataataataataataataataataataataataataataatatattatatctaaTGATGAGATCATATTCTTACTGCAACAGTGACtactcttttaattttcaattatgatgatgataacagtaataataatatattatatctaaTGTGGAGGTTGTGTTCTTACTGTAACAGTGACTGCTGATAGAAAGGAGAAACCCACTGAAGACACTAAACAAGCTGAGACATTTCTGAGGGAGAGCATTCCCATGCGGATTGGAATAGTTGGATACGCCGTTTTAACGATAATTTCCATAATTATTTTGCCTCGCATGTTTCCTCAGCTGAAATGGTACTACGTTGTGGTTGCTTACATATTCGCTCCTTCTCTGGCATTCTGTAATGCTTTTGGAGCAGGTCTGACGGACATAAACATGGCATATAATTATGGGAAAGTTGCACTCTTTACCCTGGCAGCACttacaggaaaagaaaatggtgTGGTGGCTGGACTTGTAGGTTGCGGTCTCGTTAAATCCGTGGTCTCAGTGTCCTGTATTCTGATGCAAGATTTCAAAACTGCTCATTACACACGTACCTCACCCAGAGCCATGTTCATATGCCAAGTAATCGGCGTTGCAATGGGCTGTGTGACAGCTCCTCTCAGTTTCTTCCTATACTACAAGGCATTCGATGTGGGAAATCCGCAAGGAGAATTCAAAGCTCCTTATGCTTTAATTTACAGGAACATGGCAATCATTGGTGTCCAAGGTTTCTCAGCATTGCCCCAGCATTGCTTGCAGCTTTGCTTTGGGTTCTTCGCTTTTGCCATTGGAGTAAACATGATCAGAGACTTTTCACCAAAAAAGATTGGTAAATGGATGCCATTACCAATGGTCATGGCCGTACCATTTCTGGTTGGAGCATACTTCGCTATCGACATGTTCATAGGTAGCGTGGTTGTGTTTGCATGGCACAAGCTGGACTCCATGAAGGCAGAGTCGATGGTTCCAGCAGCTGCATCTGGACTCATTTGTGGGGAAGGACTATGGACTTTACCTGCTGCTATTCTAGCTCTTGCAAGAATCCATCCTCCCATCTGCATGAAATTCGTTCCCTCTTAAAGTTTGACAGACAACAGGACAAGCTGTTAATTAAATGCTATAGGAATTAGCTAGCGTACCCTCCTTTTTTCTTGGTGAACACAAGTACACTCTGGACTGAAATCATCCATATGCATTGCAGAAGAGTGTCAGTGTAACCGCAAACAGTTTGTAACATCAAAATTTTCTGACAAAAATAAGGTATGTTTTTTTTAGCGCAGTTCTTGCAGGTACAACCCATCCCagcaaaaaaaagtaaagaaatccATGTAGTCTTGAGTAATACATGGTTTTTCAGCCTTGCCAGGACACGGACTTAAGAATGTATAACCAACGAAGTGTAAAATCGCGCGGAGGATCAAACAACGAAAATAAGCCTTGAACGGGAATAGAAATTCATAGAAATGAGAGTGTAAACAACATTAATTCATATTTCAGTTCCTAAAGCTCTGCAACTCTTGCAAAtgtatatttgtaaaatttagaAACAACCTCGTTAACGAGTAAGCCAAGAATTTTCAATTGTATTGAAATTATTTCATACATAACTCAATATTATACACAAGTTCGCGGAGAAGTGCAAAACGCGGGAATTAGTTCTTACTAAATTGGAATATTAAATTGATTGTACACTTAAAACTTATATTCATCCTGTTATTATACCAGCCAGAACATCACTTTTGCCTCGCACATAAATTGTG from the Vigna angularis cultivar LongXiaoDou No.4 chromosome 3, ASM1680809v1, whole genome shotgun sequence genome contains:
- the LOC108322800 gene encoding metal-nicotianamine transporter YSL1-like, encoding MMISPSSDLKMEEEKKLEIVEREEDLEDQLPGDQVQSQPWREQITLRGVFVSMMIGIIYSIIVMKLNLTTGMVPNLNVSAALLAFVFIRTWTKVLQKAGIVAKPFSRQENTIIQTCAVACYSIAVGGGFASYLLGLNRTTYELSGVENEGNSPNAIKEPGFGWMTGFLFVVCFVGLFVLIPLRKIMIVDLNLTYPSGLATAVLINGFHTQGDKMAKKQVRCFTKYFSISFLWGLFKWFFSGIEDCGFEQFPTFGLQAWKQTFYFDFSMTFVGAGMICSHLVNVSLLLGAVISYGLIYPLTDRRRGDWFPDNLEESNMKGLYGYKVFLSIALILGDGIYNFTKILICTVLNVHDRIKSKNNKNVTADRKEKPTEDTKQAETFLRESIPMRIGIVGYAVLTIISIIILPRMFPQLKWYYVVVAYIFAPSLAFCNAFGAGLTDINMAYNYGKVALFTLAALTGKENGVVAGLVGCGLVKSVVSVSCILMQDFKTAHYTRTSPRAMFICQVIGVAMGCVTAPLSFFLYYKAFDVGNPQGEFKAPYALIYRNMAIIGVQGFSALPQHCLQLCFGFFAFAIGVNMIRDFSPKKIGKWMPLPMVMAVPFLVGAYFAIDMFIGSVVVFAWHKLDSMKAESMVPAAASGLICGEGLWTLPAAILALARIHPPICMKFVPS